In Dryocola sp. LX212, the genomic stretch CCCGCCGGGCTCCAGCAATATCAGGCCAAGCTGATCGGCTTCTTCTTCAAGAATATCCATTAACATCTCAGACTCCAGCAATAATTCTGATTCAACGAGCACCTGAAGCAGGTCATGTTTAACCCTGTCGCCAAACAGCATTATGGCAAATCCGCCGTGCTGCCGGGATGACCACTGCAACCCATGGAGTTCCGGGTGAGCCTCATAAATAGCCAGCGCATACTCTCGCGTTAAAGGATACTGTGACGCCGATGAGTCCAGCAGTTCGGCGCGCGTAACGCCTATTTTGCGGAGCGTCCTGGGATTCAGATCTGCCAGCATTAAATCACTTACGGGGGCGAGAACAGAATGGACCGCATTTTCGGCCCGTCGGAGATCGAACGATACGCCATCTGTATGGACTGGGAGATCGTGAAATAGCGTCTCCATTAAAGCCACGCCTGTGCTCACCCCGCCATAAAGCGTGCTGACACCATTTCTCAAGGGGCTGAAA encodes the following:
- a CDS encoding RES family NAD+ phosphorylase — its product is MAKGHKEVSEASREFPVPPRNLRVNTTLWLAGTQIYRIHSKQFTAAQFNPGAGNARFSPLRNGVSTLYGGVSTGVALMETLFHDLPVHTDGVSFDLRRAENAVHSVLAPVSDLMLADLNPRTLRKIGVTRAELLDSSASQYPLTREYALAIYEAHPELHGLQWSSRQHGGFAIMLFGDRVKHDLLQVLVESELLLESEMLMDILEEEADQLGLILLEPGGGRK